From Zingiber officinale cultivar Zhangliang chromosome 5B, Zo_v1.1, whole genome shotgun sequence, the proteins below share one genomic window:
- the LOC121986448 gene encoding protein EARLY FLOWERING 5-like: MKTTKGGKVMNPTDAYRKEIRKKELKRNKKERKKVREVGILKKDPEAIREQIEKLERMKADGALDKARKHKKRQLEDTLNLVMKKRKEYEDKMREKGETPVMFSHLGPPRRRAATEEEERARNPRPEDSVYYHPTLNPTGAPPPGKPPMYKSSIGPRISSAASGTAASSSATETDEALTVLPPPPPPPLPSADGVTSHDDSVVPPSIPLPPPPPIPPKHIANVGASLPPPPPPGPPPKDQAAVPTPLPILPPPPPQPLLQPPPPGTSAKEADKTTGSDGPALKEPNKVTPMHPPPPPPPGLPPKSANQQSDPMPSEFVPGNAPSSNDNSTTRLMPPPLRQPPPVVHNIPLINSLPLDMMPPGMVHFPTDMRPPLMVPGFATRPPPPPPPGIVPPQMLRSMFAAPPGPLPFPRPSGFPIPHEDDFDAFRPSAPQKPSYVKSAASTVVKRPLAQHNPELTAMVPASVRVRRETVAPKLKAKSQLTTTPAISKPSGLTFTGKPETATTSGAKSQSIDDSYMAFLEDMKALGALDC; this comes from the exons ATGAAGACGACCAAAGGGGGAAAGGTGATGAACCCCACCGATGCCTACCGGAAGGAGATACGGAAGAAGGAGCTCAAACGG AacaagaaagaaaggaagaaggttCGTGAGGTTGGCATCTTGAAAAAGGATCCTGAGGCTATTCGAGAGCAAATTGAGAAGCTGGAAAGAATGA AGGCTGATGGTGCCCTTGACAAGGCAAGGAAGCATAAGAAGAGACAACTTGAGGACACCTTGAATCTTGTGATGAAAAAAAGAAAG GAATATGAAGATAAAATGCGGGAAAAGGGTGAAACTCCAGTGATGTTCAG TCACTTGGGCCCCCCTCGAAGAAGAGCAGCGACAGAGGAAGAGGAAAGGGCTAGAAATCCAAGGCCTGAG GATTCTGTATATTATCACCCTACTCTAAACCCAACAGGGGCACCACCTCCTGGGAAACCTCCAATGTACAAATCATCAATAG GGCCTAGGATTTCATCTGCTGCTTCAGGTACTGCAGCTTCATCTTCTGCAACAGAAACAGATGAAGCTTTAACAGTTCTACcccctccaccaccaccacctttGCCAAGTGCTGATGGAGTAACTTCACATGATGATTCTGTTGTACCACCATCAATACCTTTACCTCCTCCTCCACCAATTCCTCCAAAGCATATTGCCAATGTGGGTGCATCATTGCCTCCGCCACCACCTCCTGGACCACCACCTAAAGATCAAGCTGCAGTTCCTACTCCATTGCCTATACTTCCTCCACCTCCCCCTCAGCCTCTTTTGCAACCTCCTCCACCAGGCACATCTGCGAAGGAAGCTGATAAAACCACAGGATCAGATGGGCCAGCTTTAAAAGAACCAAATAAG GTTACACCAATGCATCCACCACCTCCACCGCCTCCTGGGTTGCCACCTAAATCAGCTAATCAACAATCAGATCCCATGCCATCTGAATTTGTCCCAGGCAATGCTCCAAGCTCAAATGATAACTCAACAACTCGGTTGATGCCACCACCTCTGAGACAGCCTCCACCAGTGGTTCACAATAttcctttaataaattctttgccACTTGACATGATGCCTCCTGGCATGGTACATTTTCCTACTGACATGAGGCCGCCTCTGATGGTTCCTGGTTTTGCCACAAGACCCCCACCGCCCCCACCCCCAGGAATTGTTCCACCACAAATGCTGAGGTCAATGTTTGCTGCACCTCCAGGACCTCTGCCATTTCCAAGACCTTCAGGGTTCCCAATTCCGCACGAGGATGATTTTGATGCTTTTAGGCCCTCTGCACCTCAGAAGCCATCTTATGTCAAATCAGCAGCATCAACAGTTGTCAAGCGTCCTTTAGCACAACATAATCCAGAATTAACAGCGATG GTTCCTGCTTCAGTGCGTGTGAGGAGAGAAACTGTGGCCCCAAAACTGAAAGCGAAATCACAGCTCACCACCACTCCTGCAATTTCCAAGCCTTCTGGTCTGACATTTACTGGGAAACCGGAAACAGCTACTACGTCAGGTGCCAAGTCACAGAGTATTGATGACTCATATATGGCCTTCCTGGAGGACATGAAAGCCCTTGGTGCCCTTGATTGCTAG
- the LOC121986449 gene encoding DDT domain-containing protein DDR4-like has product MASASSPCRRLLPTSSAPSLGPRAALVPALPQPDLAFSTLSVPAMPDDPPAAPSPAAGGSSSPPDNPRPPPALTESSPRKTRLPRACTSRIPAAATRPPQPERRLTRREKEEQQRAGRVITPLVEPPSPPQLPLRELRSMWELASILNFLHVFRPLLNIVAEFSAEELETALLTPNNTLDDVHIPLLKAIPPVTRMALGRATWVTVLCRKLRDWWYWVADGEVPIVASHGSEIEKYKTLEPSTRVLILKALCDIRVEQEDIRNFIDNSLKHGIQLSVFRKERIGGDSHGISYWYEDDPSVGHRLYREIRRIETKNTRAKGSSSTPSICLQWETVATNLSEFQEVSEKLFSSKNRTETSLGKKLKIDCLPEIEKIHKKKDRLWKKQHREALLLDSFLTADGISSGRSLRDRKPVTYTFDDYDRSISEAIKITKKRQSSPENIVRKAVAGRPELYANGDWNGPSQIDPADNDDAQSPRSIDNEETDIDRQDETLDRSNRRRKRPQRYSEKDFVDTVSDIDADYGSDDDIVGEAVYDDEYLRKIKKRKMSSGSEEDEEYRWEEENAEDEEEEEYSLSASEDNEEKQHNKKFLTRTRREKKLRLVDELQTGLRRSKRAMRSRINYRQYEQSDTDTDSARPGKSNATAENSAASGDQELSTASQDSEGGGTKEMADREMAVDRINHGHNEQQLAVEKTNDNRQEENGVQSIRFLDLNELAPGTGFDDGPSTKDEEGHNS; this is encoded by the exons ATGGCCTCCGCTTCTTCCCCATGCCGTCGCCTCCTTCCCACTTCCTCCGCCCCCTCCCTTGGCCCCCGCGCTGCCCTTGTACCCGCCTTGCCGCAGCCCGATCTCGCCTTTTCTACCCTCTCGGTCCCTGCCATGCCCGACGATCCGCCTGCCGCGCCGTCCCCCGCTGCTGGCGGATCCTCGTCCCCGCCGGACAACCCTCGTCCCCCTCCTGCCCTCACTGAATCCTCTCCCCGAAAGACCCGCTTACCCCGCGCCTGTACCTCCCGCATCCCCGCCGCCGCTACTCGCCCACCGCAGCCTGAGCGCCGCCTCACGCGCCGGGAGAAGGAAGAGCAGCAGCGAGCCGGGAGGGTGATCACGCCGCTCGTCGAGCCGCCTTCTCCTCCTCAACTTCCCCTCCGGGAACTCCGGTCCATGTGGGAGCTCGCCTCCATCCTCAACTTCCTCCAT GTTTTTAGACCTCTGCTGAACATTGTTGCGGAGTTCTCTGCAGAAGAGCTTGAGACGGCGCTTTTGACACCCAACAACACGCTGGATGACGTGCACATACCTCTGCTAAAG GCAATTCCTCCAGTAACTCGCATGGCTCTAGGGCGTGCAACTTGGGTGACCGTGCTCTGTCGAAAGTTAAGAGATTGGTGGTACTGG GTTGCTGATGGTGAGGTCCCAATTGTTGCATCTCATGG GTCAGAGATTGAGAAATATAAAACTCTTGAGCCCAGCACAAGAGTGCTGATTCTGAAAGCACTTTGTGACATACGTGTGGAG CAAGAAGACATTCGGAATTTTATTGATAATTCTTTGAAACATGGTATCCAACTTTCAGTGTTTCGCAAAGAAAGGATTGGCGGTGATTCACATGGGATTTCCTATTG gtaTGAGGATGATCCTAGTGTTGGTCACAGATTATACCGTGAAATTAGACGAATTGAGACGAAAAACACCAGGGCAAAAGGATCATCATCTACTCCCTCTATATGTTTGCAGTGGGAAACTGTTGCAACTAACTTAAGTGAATTTCAAGAAGTTTCT GAGAAACTGTTTTCAAGTAAAAACAGAACAGAGACCTCTCTCGGGAAGAAACTAAAAATTGACTGTCTGCCAGAGATTGAGAAAATTCATAAA AAAAAAGATAGGTTGTGGAAAAAGCAACACAGAGAAGCGCTCCTCCTTGATAGCTTTTTGACTGCAGATGGGATTTCATCAGGTCGCTCCCTTCGAGATAGAAAACCTGTCACATATACATTTG ATGATTATGACCGCTCAATCAGTGAAGCTATCAAAATAACCAA GAAAAGACAAAGCTCACCAGAAAACATTGTCAGAAAAGCTGTTGCTGGGAGGCCTGAGTTATATGCAAATGGTGATTGGAATGGACCTTCACAAATAGATCCAGCTGACAATGACGATGCACAGTCGCCACGATCAATTGACAATGAAGAAACTGACATTGACAGGCAGGATGAGACTCTGGACCGCAG TAATAGGCGAAGAAAAAGACCTCAACGATATTCAGAGAAAGATTTTGTGGATACTGTTTCAGATATTGATGCAGATTATGGCAGTGATGATGACATAGTAGGAGAAGCAGTGTACGATGATgaatatttgagaaaaataaaaaagagaaagATGTCCAGTGGTTCAGAGGAGGATGAGGAGTACCGATGGGAGGAGGAAAATGcagaagatgaggaagaagaggaatatTCTCTCAGTGCTAGTGAAGATAATGAAGAGAAACAGCATAATAAGAAGTTTCTAACTCGAACTAGGCGAGAAAAGAAGTTGAGATTAGTTGATGAACTGCAGACAGGCCTAAGACGAAGCAAGAGAGCGATGCGATCACGTATAAATTACCGACAATATGAGCAATCTGATACAGATACAGATTCAGCCAGGCCAGGCAAGTCAAATGCAACAGCTGAAAATTCTGCTGCATCGGGTGATCAAGAACTTTCAACAGCAAGTCAAGATTCCGAGGGAGGAGGCACTAAAGAAATGGCAGATAGAGAAATGGCCGTGGATCGTATCAATCATGGACACAATGAACAGCAACTAGCAGTAGAAAAGACAAATGACAATAGGCAGGAGGAGAATGGTGTCCAAAGTATAAGGTTTCTAGACCTTAATGAACTAGCCCCAGGGACTGGTTTCGATGATGGCCCTAGCACCAAAGATGAGGAAGGGCACAACTCCTAG